The Anoplopoma fimbria isolate UVic2021 breed Golden Eagle Sablefish chromosome 20, Afim_UVic_2022, whole genome shotgun sequence genome includes a window with the following:
- the zgc:101716 gene encoding uncharacterized protein C8orf76 isoform X2, with the protein MEIFATFDDSVFLEARDRVAVALSSYNAKLCEPEWFCENTALNTDDPLEKQKIYKFRGDLAVRQGNHQKALDAYSSCLEWVADNNLTIRRDVLEGMARCCTKLGQRDRALEFADLLSKEASNTCHLTSLLLLKVSIYQHFGAVGSKMSALQQLCSLLPFNPWFWYNLGQTCLQQLESVRTTGSCSPERCESAEEQNNGGTEEQQQEEAAELNENRIWLKACTCFIRTRLLLRILRQQQSSFVLQRTESTLQMTDEVLQRLSPKETTLQALTEVVSEDLIPDKMREDYQDGESLASVGVQSFRERWWNKILLTGVLETDGRQTPTQC; encoded by the exons ATGGAGATATTCGCCACGTTTGATGACTCGGTGTTTCTGGAGGCGAGAGACCGAGTCGCCGTGGCTTTGTCTTCTTACAACGCCAAGCTGTGTGAGCCGGAG tggTTCTGTGAAAATACTGCTCTCAATACAGACGATCCTTTGGAGAAGCAGAAAATCTATAAGTTCAGAGGTGACTTGGCTGTGAGACAGGGAAACCATCAG AAAGCCTTGGATGCATACAGCAGCTGCCTGGAGTGGGTTGCTGACAACAACCTGACCATCAGAAGAGATGTACTGGAGGGAATGGCCCGATGCTGCACCAaactgggacagagagacagggcgTTAGAGTTTGCAGACTTACTG AGCAAAGAAGCGTCCAACACCTGTCACCTGAccagcctgctgctgctcaag GTCAGCATCTACCAGCATTTTGGAGCCGTAGGATCAAAGATGTCAGCTCTTCAGCAGTTGTGTAGCCTGCTGCCCTTTAACCCCTGGTTCTGGTACAACCTTGGACAGACGtgtctgcagcagctggagagcGTCAGAACCACAG GATCGTGTTCCCCAGAGAGGTGTGAATCAGCAGAAGAGCAGAATAATGGAGGGACTGAGGAACAACAacaggaggaggcagcagagctCAATGAGAACAGAATCTGGCTGAAAGCTTGCACCTGTTTCATCAGGACAAG ACTCCTTTTGAGAATCCTTCGACAGCAGCAGTCCTCCTTTGTGTTGCAGCGCACTGAAAGCACTTTGCAAATGACAGATGAGGTGTTACAGAGGCTGAGTCCCAAAGAAACAACTCTGCAGGCTCTCACTGAG GTGGTGTCAGAGGACCTGATTCCAGATAAGATGAGGGAGGACTACCAAGACGGGGAAAGTCTGGCCAGTGTGGGTGTGCAGAGCTTCAGGGAGCGCTGGTGGAACAAGATCCTCCTGACTGGTGTGCTAGAGACTGATGGCCGTCAGACACCGACACAGTGCTGA
- the zgc:101716 gene encoding uncharacterized protein C8orf76 isoform X1, producing the protein MEIFATFDDSVFLEARDRVAVALSSYNAKLCEPEWFCENTALNTDDPLEKQKIYKFRGDLAVRQGNHQKALDAYSSCLEWVADNNLTIRRDVLEGMARCCTKLGQRDRALEFADLLSKEASNTCHLTSLLLLKVSIYQHFGAVGSKMSALQQLCSLLPFNPWFWYNLGQTCLQQLESVRTTVGSCSPERCESAEEQNNGGTEEQQQEEAAELNENRIWLKACTCFIRTRLLLRILRQQQSSFVLQRTESTLQMTDEVLQRLSPKETTLQALTEVVSEDLIPDKMREDYQDGESLASVGVQSFRERWWNKILLTGVLETDGRQTPTQC; encoded by the exons ATGGAGATATTCGCCACGTTTGATGACTCGGTGTTTCTGGAGGCGAGAGACCGAGTCGCCGTGGCTTTGTCTTCTTACAACGCCAAGCTGTGTGAGCCGGAG tggTTCTGTGAAAATACTGCTCTCAATACAGACGATCCTTTGGAGAAGCAGAAAATCTATAAGTTCAGAGGTGACTTGGCTGTGAGACAGGGAAACCATCAG AAAGCCTTGGATGCATACAGCAGCTGCCTGGAGTGGGTTGCTGACAACAACCTGACCATCAGAAGAGATGTACTGGAGGGAATGGCCCGATGCTGCACCAaactgggacagagagacagggcgTTAGAGTTTGCAGACTTACTG AGCAAAGAAGCGTCCAACACCTGTCACCTGAccagcctgctgctgctcaag GTCAGCATCTACCAGCATTTTGGAGCCGTAGGATCAAAGATGTCAGCTCTTCAGCAGTTGTGTAGCCTGCTGCCCTTTAACCCCTGGTTCTGGTACAACCTTGGACAGACGtgtctgcagcagctggagagcGTCAGAACCACAG TAGGATCGTGTTCCCCAGAGAGGTGTGAATCAGCAGAAGAGCAGAATAATGGAGGGACTGAGGAACAACAacaggaggaggcagcagagctCAATGAGAACAGAATCTGGCTGAAAGCTTGCACCTGTTTCATCAGGACAAG ACTCCTTTTGAGAATCCTTCGACAGCAGCAGTCCTCCTTTGTGTTGCAGCGCACTGAAAGCACTTTGCAAATGACAGATGAGGTGTTACAGAGGCTGAGTCCCAAAGAAACAACTCTGCAGGCTCTCACTGAG GTGGTGTCAGAGGACCTGATTCCAGATAAGATGAGGGAGGACTACCAAGACGGGGAAAGTCTGGCCAGTGTGGGTGTGCAGAGCTTCAGGGAGCGCTGGTGGAACAAGATCCTCCTGACTGGTGTGCTAGAGACTGATGGCCGTCAGACACCGACACAGTGCTGA